In Vigna unguiculata cultivar IT97K-499-35 chromosome 3, ASM411807v1, whole genome shotgun sequence, a single genomic region encodes these proteins:
- the LOC114178745 gene encoding prostaglandin reductase-3 gives MEIKPGLSALVTGGASGIGKGLALALAEKGVFITIVDFSEANGRQVASLVEKINTKFHSKLEFPSAMFVKCDVTNARDLAAAFQKHFSTYRGLDICINSAGIGNYTPFRSDQTDGTRTWRHTVNVNFTAVIDSTRLAIQAMEAAKRPGVIINLGSASGLYPMFFDPIYSGSKGGVVMFSRALRLYKRQGIRVNVLCPEFVETDMGLKIDPKFINLMGGFVPMEMVVKGAFELITDESKAGHCLWITNRRGLEYWPTPSEEAKYIVRSSRFKRRSDYKAPSIKLPESFEKIVVHTLSHNFRNATSIVRTPLKLPIKPKHVLVKIIYAGVNASDVNFSSGRYFDGNNNDTASRLPFDAGFEAVGIIAAVGDSVTDLKIGMPCAFMTFGGYAEFIMIPSKHALPVPRPDPEVVAMLTSGLTASIALEKAGQMESGKVVLVTAAAGGTGQFAVQVAKLAGNKVVATCGSGAKAKLLKELGVDRVIDYRNEDIKSVLREEFPKGIDIIYESVGGDMLNLCLNALAVHGRLIIIGMISQYQGEKGWTPSKYPGLCEKLLAKSQTVSGFFLVQYGHLWQEHLDKLFDLHSTGKLKIAIDPKRFIGLHSVTDAVEYLHSGKSVGKVVVSVDPNFLPLEAKL, from the exons ATGGAGATCAAACCTGGTTTGTCAGCACTAGTCACTGGTGGTGCCTCTGGAATCG GCAAGGGTCTTGCCTTAGCTCTTGCAGAGAAGGGTGTATTTATCACTATTGTGGATTTCTCTGAAGCAAATGGAAGACAAGTTGCAAGTCTCGTTGAGAAAATTAACACCAAGTTTCATTCGAAGTTGGAATTTCCCTCTGCAATGTTTGTGAAATGTGATGTGACTAATGCAA GGGATTTAGCTGCTGCATTTCAAAAGCACTTCTCGACATATCGAGGTCTAGACATTTGTATTAACAGTGCGGGGATTGGTAATTATACACCATTCCGCAGTGATCAAACAGATGGCACTCGAACATGGAGGCACACTGTTAATGTGAATTTCACTGCTGTTATTGATTCCACTCGCCTTGCG ATTCAAGCCATGGAAGCTGCCAAAAGACCTGGTGTGATTATCAACTTGGGTTCTGCTTCTGGTCTTTATCCAATGTTCTTTGACCCAATCTACAGTGGCTCTAAAG GTGGTGTTGTTATGTTTTCTAGAGCACTTCGTCTATACAAACGTCAAGGAATTCGAGTCAATGTGCTTTGCCCTGAG TTTGTTGAAACTGACATGGGATTAAAGATAGATCCCAAATTCATCAACTTGATGGGGGGCTTTGTACCTATGGAAATGGTGGTGAAAG GTGCTTTTGAGCTCATTACCGATGAAAGTAAAGCTGGTCATTGCCTATGGATTACAAATCGTCGGGGTCTGGAATACTGGCCCACACCATCTGAAGAAGCAAAGTACATAGTACGTTCCTCTCGTTTCAAGAGAAGATCCGATTATAAAGCTCCATCAATTAAACTTCCTGAGAGTTTTGAGAAAAT AGTTGTCCACACCTTGTCTCATAACTTTCGCAATGCAACAAGCATTGTGAGAACACCACTGAAATTACCTATCAAACCGAAGCATGTTCTTGTTAAGATTATTTATGCCGGTGTGAATGCTAGTGAT GTAAATTTTAGCTCAGGCCGCTATTTTGATGGAAACAACAATGATACTGCTTCTCGTCTTCCATTTGATGCAGGGTTTGAG gCTGTAGGAATAATTGCAGCAGTTGGGGACTCTGTCACtgacttgaaaattggtatGCCTTGTGCATTCATGACTTTTGGAGGCTATGCTGAATTCATAATG ATTCCTTCAAAACATGCCCTTCCGGTGCCTAGACCAGATCCTGAAGTTGTGGCCATGCTTACATCAGGGTTAACAGCCTCAATTGCTCTAGAAAAG GCAGGACAGATGGAATCTGGAAAAGTGGTCCTTGTAACTGCCGCGGCTGGAGGAACTGGGCAATTTGCTGTTCAG GTGGCAAAATTAGCAGGAAATAAGGTTGTTGCAACTTGTGGAAGTGGGGCAAAGGCCAAGCTTCTGAAGGAGTTGGGAGTTGACAGAGTCATAGACTATCGTAATGAAGATATAAAATCT GTTCTGAGGGAAGAGTTCCCCAAAGGTATTGACATCATCTATGAGTCTGTTGGCGGTGACATGTTAAACTTGTGCTTGAATGCTTTGGCAGTTCACGGACGACTCATTATTATTGGCATGATTTCtcag TATCAAGGAGAAAAGGGTTGGACACCATCAAAATACCCTGGCCTATGTGAGAAGCTCTTAGCAAAGAGCCAAACTGTG tCTGGCTTTTTCCTGGTGCAATATGGTCACTTGTGGCAAGAACATCTTGACAAGCTATTTGATCTTCACTCTACGGGAAAGCTAAAG ATTGCTATTGATCCAAAGAGATTCATAGGTCTGCATTCTGTTACTGACGCTGTTGAGTATCTCCATTCGGGCAAAAGTGTCGGGAAG GTTGTTGTCTCCGTGGACCCAAACTTCCTTCCGCTAGAGGCCAAATTGTGA